A single Phoenix dactylifera cultivar Barhee BC4 chromosome 1, palm_55x_up_171113_PBpolish2nd_filt_p, whole genome shotgun sequence DNA region contains:
- the LOC103714728 gene encoding rubredoxin: protein MASATARASFSFRHLHTLHAAKPTKNHLPHPFPTSKTPILSPSHKPLVILHRFAVSSVDVSKEDKPVARPEGDPSPDPPPAPAQQEPKLDPRRVEERFAVLNTGIYECRSCGYRYDEALGDPSYPIPPGLQFAKLPDDWRCPTCGAAKSFFESKSVEIAGFAENQQFGLGGNTLTAGQKAFLIYGGLLLGFVLFLSGYFLQ, encoded by the coding sequence aTGGCTTCAGCCACAGCTAGAGCCAGCTTCTCCTTTCGCCACCTCCACACCCTGCACGCCGCGAAGCCCACTAAAAACCACCTCCCCCATCCCTTCCCAACCTCCAAAACTCCCATCCTCTCCCCTTCCCACAAGCCACTTGTAATCCTCCATCGCTTCGCCGTCTCCTCCGTCGACGTCTCCAAAGAAGACAAGCCCGTCGCCCGACCAGAAGGAGACCCCTCCCCTGACCCACCCCCCGCCCCCGCACAGCAGGAACCGAAGCTCGACCCTCGCCGCGTCGAGGAGCGGTTCGCGGTGCTCAACACCGGAATTTACGAGTGCCGGTCGTGCGGTTACCGCTACGACGAGGCGCTCGGCGACCCCTCCTACCCAATTCCGCCCGGGCTGCAATTCGCGAAGCTCCCCGACGACTGGCGGTGCCCGACGTGCGGCGCCGCCAAGTCCTTCTTCGAGAGCAAGAGTGTGGAGATTGCTGGGTTTGCGGAGAACCAGCAGTTCGGACTTGGGGGCAACACGCTGACAGCAGGGCAGAAGGCATTCCTCATCTATGGCGGCCTCTTGCTTGGCTTCGTGCTCTTCCTTAGCGGCTACTTCTTGCAATAA